The following is a genomic window from Thioclava electrotropha.
TCTCCAATGATCGAGAGCTGGCGTTGGTATGGCCCCGAGCTGGACACGATTTCCCTGCCGCAGATCGCGCAGACGGGCGCATCGGGCATTGTCACCGCCCTGCACGAGATCGCCTATGGCGAGGTCTGGTCGCGCGAGGCGATCGCCGATCGGCGCGCCCGGATCGAGGCGGCGGGGCTGCATTGGTATGTGGTCGAAAGCCTGCCGATCCACGAGCGGATCAAGCGCGGCGAAGGCGATCTGAGCGCGCTTTTCGCCAATTACCGCCAATCGATGGCCAATCTCGCCGCCGAGGGCATCACCACGATCTGCTACAACTTCATGCCCGTGCTGGACTGGACCCGCACCGATCTGACCGCGCCGCTTGCCACGGGCGGGAGCTGCCTGCGCTTCGAGGCCTACCGCATGGCGGCGTTCGAGATTCACATGCTGGGGCGCGAAGGGGCCGAGGCTGATTATTCTCCTGAAGTGTGCGCCCGCGCCAAGACCTGGTTCGAGGGCTCGACACAGGACGAGCGCGATGCACTGTTGCACGCGATCATGTCGGGGCTGCCGGGCGCCTATGACCGCTACGACATCGCCGGCCTGCGGGACCAGCTCGCGCTTTATGACGGCATCGATCGCGACGAGATCCGGCGCAATTTCAAACGCTTCCTCGATGAGGTGATCCCCGCGGCAGAGGAGCTGGGCCTGCGGTTCTGTGTCCATCCCGACGATCCGCCGCGTGACATTCTGGGTCTGCCGCGGATCGTCTCCAATGCCGAGGATATCGACTGGATCTTGCAGGCCCATGACAGTCCTGCGAACGGGCTGACGCTCTGCACGGGCTCGCTCGGGGCGAACCCGGCCAACGATCTGCCCGCGATCGCCGAGCGCTTTGCGCCGCGTATCCATTTCGCGCATCTTCGTAACGTGCGCAAAGATCCCGATGGCAGTTTCGAGGAGGCCGCGCATCTGGGTGGCGATAGCGATATGGTTGCGGTAGCTGCCGCACTGCTCGCTGAGGAAACACGCCGGGCCTCCGAGGGGCGCGCGGACGCACATATCCCATTCCGGCCCGATCACGGTCATGTCCTGCTCGACGACGCCGCCCGCGGCTCCTTTCCTGGCTACCCGCTTATCGGGCGGATGCGCGGACTGGCTGAAATGCGCGGCGTGATCGCAGGATTGAGGGGGCGTCGCGATGGCTGAAGCGATTACACTGCATCCGCGCGACACGGTCGCCGTTCTGCCCGCGCGGGCGGATGCGGGCAGCACTCCGCTCGGCACGGGCGCGCCGCTTGCACATCCGGTCTCCGCCGGGCACAAGCTGGCGCGCGTCGCGATGGCCGAGGGAGATCCGGTGATCAAGTTCGGTCAGATCATCGGCCGCGCCAGCGCCCCGATCGCGGTGGGCGAACATGTTCACAGCCATAATGTCAGCTATTCCGAACATGACGAGGCTCACCAGATCGGCGCCGATCTCGCCCGCGCCGAGGCCGCGATCCCCGATATCGCGCCGCGCAGTTTCATGGGATACGCGCGGGACGATGGTCGGGTTGGCACGCGCAATTATATCGCGCTCTGCGCCACGGTGAACTGCTCGGCCACGGTGATCAAATGCGCAGCTTCCGAGATCACGGCCGAGGGCGCGCTCGACCCCTATGACAATGTCGACGGTGTCGTCGCCTTCGCCCATGGCACCGGCTGCGGTATGGCGGCGAGCGGGCGCGGGGCGGACAGCCTCGAGCGTGTTCTCTGGGGCCATGCGACCCACCCGAATGTCGGTGCGGCGATCTTCGTGGGCTTGGGCTGCGAAGTGATGCAGATCGCGCGCATGGAGGCCCATTTCGGGTCTGCGGGGACCGAACGGTTCCATGCGCTGACCATTCAGGAAACCGGCGGCACCCGCGCCACGATCGAGGCGATCAAGGCGAAGCTGCGCGAGATCCTGCCGCAGGCAAACAAGGCCAGCCGAAGCGCCTGCCCGGTCTCTGCGCTGCGCATCGGGCTGCAATGCGGCGGCTCGGACGGGTTTTCCGCGATCACCGCGAATCCGGCGCTGGGCGTGGCCTCGGATCTGATCGTGGGGCAGGGCGGTGGCGTGATCCTCTCCGAGACACCCGAAATCCATGGCGCAGAAGACCTGCTGCTGCGCCGCACCACGCCCGAGGTAGCCGAAAAGCTCCTTGGCTGTCTCGACTGGTGGGAGGTCTATGCCGCGCAGGGCGGCGGCTCGATGGACAACAACCCGAGCCCCGGCAACAAGCAGGGCGGGATTACCACGATCTTGGAAAAATCTCTTGGCGCGGTCGCGAAGGCCGGGGCGACGCCGCTGCGGGCTTTCTACGACTATGCCGAACAGGTCCGCACGCCGGGGCTGAGCTTCATGGACAGCCCCGGTTACGATCCGGTCTCGGCCACGGGCCAGATCGCGGCAGGCGCGCAGATCGTGGTGTTTACCACCGGGCGTGGCTCCGCCTTCGGCTCGAAACCCGCGCCGACGATCAAGCTGGCGACCTCGGACCGGCTGATGGAGGCGATGCCCGACGATATGGATATCGGCTGCGGTGACATCCTGAGCCAAGGCGTGTCGATCGCTGACAAGGGTGAAGAAATCTTCGAGGCGATCTTGAGGTTCGCGTCCGGAGAAAAAACCAAATCGGAAGACCTCGGGCTGGGCGATAACGAATTCCAGCCGTGGCAAATCGGAGCGGTGATGTGACGAAGAAACCCGTGATCGCCTGCGTCGGGGAAGCGATGGTCGAGCTGTCTTTCGACCGCCCCGAGCAGCAGATCGGCTTTGCCGGAGATACGCTCAACACTGCGGTTTATCTTGCGCGCGCAGCGGGGGAGGCGGCGCAGGTCGAATTCGTCACCGTGCTGGGGCGCGATGCTGTCTCCGATCGCATGAGCGGCTTCATTGCCGCCCAAGGTGTGGGCTGCGCGCGCATCCGTCGCCATCCCGAGCGCCTGCCCGGCATCTACGCGATCGCACTCGACGCAAAGGGCGAGCGCAGCTTTTCCTATTGGCGCGGCCACTCCGCGGCGCGCTGCCTGTTCGAGGATGGGTTCGTGCAGCTTGAAGGGGTCGATCTGATCTATCTCAGCGCGATCACGCTGGCGATCCTGCCCCATTCGGTGCGCCTCTCGCTCTTGGCACATCTGGAGGCACATCCCGCCCGGGTGGCTTTCGATTCCAACTACCGCTCGCGGCTCTGGGAAGATATCGAGACCGCCCGCGCCGTGACCGAGGCGGCGTGGCGCATCGCCGATATCGCGCTGCCTTCGCTGGATGACGAGATGGCTCTCTTCGGTGATCGCGATGCGCAAGCGGTGCGAGCGCGGCTCAACGGCTGGGGCGCGCGCAAAGGCGCGTTGAAGATGGGCGCAGGAGGGGCGATATCGCTCGATCCCACCGCCAAGCCGCTCGACCTGCCTGCCGCGCAAAAGGTGGTCGATACCACCGCGGCCGGCGACAGTTTCAACGGTGCATGGCTCGCCGCGCATTTTCGGGGCGCTTCAGACAGGGACTGCCTTGTTCAGGCTCATGCCTGCGCGCTCGAGGTGATCGCGCAGCCGGGGGCGATCATCGCTGCGTAACTACCAAAGAGGGGGGCTCGTCTTGCAACTCGCGATGCCGCGATCCCCCGAGTGGCCAAGATTGCCGGTTCCAGCGGCACGCAGCGCGACCCGAGAGGGGATCGGGCTTCAATCTCCATTCTTCACCCCAGTCGTCGGCTCAGCTCTTCGGTCTTATGGATTGATTATTGTTAGTTGCTCAGAGTGATACGGCCTCGGTCAAGATTTTTGATCTTAAGTCCTCAGGATCGCCGTCTCATGATGCTGCCAGCCCGAAATCGCGCGGCGAGATCGCGATATCGGCAATCGTGTAGCTGTCGAGCGTCGCCAAGAAAGCCGCCCGGGCTTCCGCCAAGGGGGAAATCAAACGGCAGGACGCTGTGATCGCGCAATCGCCGCCGCTGCGCATACATTCGACGAGATCGAAATCCGTCTCCATGTGGCGCACAATTGTTCCGACGCCGATCTCTTGGGCGGCACGTGCAAGCCCCAGGCCGCCGGACCGGCCGCGTTGGGCAGTCAGAAATTCGCCTCGGGTCAGCGCGTTGACGACCTTCATGACCGTGCTTCGAGGCGCGTGATAGGCCGCGACGAGATGATCGATCGTGAAGCGGCGGTCTTGCATCGATGCCGCGTAGATCATGACGCGCAAGGCAAGGTCCGTAGTGTCGTTCAAGCGCATTCGCACATCTCTCCTGAGCGGTCTCCCAAGCGACCCGTCTCGTGTCGCGAGTCCGGACAGAATGTCGCACGGGAAAAACATACCTGTGATTGGCATCTTAATTCCCGAGAGAATAGATGCGGTTCATTGGTATGTTTTATAGCCCAGGAGACAATGATGGCCAAGCCGCTCTCGGAAAACACACTCATGATCATCGAAGCCACTGCACCCGTCGTCGCCGAGCACGTCGATCAGATCGTGCCGGTCATGTATCGCAGGCTGCTCGCTGCTCCCGAAATCCGCGCGCTGTTCAACATGTCGCATCAACATGGCAACTCGCCGCAGCACAAAGCGCTCGCGGGCGCGCTGGTGGCCTATGCGACCCATATCCGGAATCCCGGGGTCTTGGCCGATGCGCTGGAACGGATCGCACAGAAACATGTCGGATTGCAGATCCTCCCCGAGCATTACCCCCATGTCGGCGAAGCGCTGCTGGGCGCTGTCGCCGAGGTGTTGGGCGAGGCCGCGACCCCCGAGATTCTGAATGCCTGGGGCGAGGCCTACTGGTTCCTTGCCAATACGCTCATCGAGCGAGAAGAAGAGATCTACGCCGGTGCGGAAGAACAGGACGGCGGCTGGCGCGGGTGGCGGCGCTTCAAGGTTGGCGCGAAGGACAGCGAAACCTCCGAGATCGCGTCCTTCACGCTCTATCCCGTGGATGGGTTGCCTGTTCTCAAGCATCGCCCCGGTCAGTATCTGAGCTTCCGCTTTGCACCTGCGGAAGGCGAGGAGTATCGGCGCAACTACTCGATCTCCTCGGCGCCGGATGGTCAGTCCTACCGCATCACCGTCAAGCGCGAGCCCGGCGGGCGGATCTCCAACTGGCTGCATGATGCGGTCGAGGTCGGCGCCGAGTTCGACGTGGCCGCGCCCGCTGGCGAGTTCTTCCTCGATCCCGCAGACAAGCGAGAGGTGGTTCTGCTGTCAGGCGGCGTTGGCCTCACCCCGATGATCTCGATGCTGGAGAGCTATGGCGGCGGCGATCTGCGGATGGTCTATGTCCACGCGACGCGGAACGGCCAGTCCCATGCGCTTGCCGCGACCTCCCGTGCGAAGGCGCATGAGAGCCACGTCTTCTATGAGGTGCCGGAAGAGAATGATGTCGCGAATGGTGTCCATACCGGCCGCGTCGATCCGAACTGGCTCGTGCAGATCAGCGATCCCGCTAGGGCGGACTATTTCATCTGCGGCCCGACGGGCTTCATGCAGGAGATGGTTTCCGGTCTGAAGGCAGCAAACGTTCCGGACGCTCGCATTCACTATGAGTTCTTCGGCCCCGCATCCGCGCAGATCGGTTGATACCTCGTCCCAGCGCTCTATCCGTCGAGCGCCGGGCCGCCGCTCTATGTGACCAGAGCTGCTTTGAAGAGATGCCGGTGACTTGAAAAGGGGAGGGGACGATACACGACGGGCCGCACCTAGAACCGCACCCTCTTGCTGTTGAACGAGCTCCTGCGAGCCCGGAGCTTCACCCGCATGTCGATATACGTTCTGAGCATGATGTGTCGTCGATCGAACGTCCTAGCTGCCTAAGCTTCATGGCAATCTCTTCCGGCTTGTGCCGCTTATTCGATGTCTCTCGTCCTCCGTTTTCTGAATAGAACGGTGGGTTCGTGCGACCGGGAGGCTCAAAGCGACGTAATCGCTCTTTGCTTTGGCATGCCTCCGAAAAGATTAGACAATTTGAGCTTCAGAAGCTGACATAGAAGAAGGCCGGGGAAGGCTCAGATGAACGCGAAGCAGCCGGGCGATCGCCCGGCTGCTCCCGCCACCAACCTGACAGCTTGAGGGGCTAACTGCGTCAGGTCACTCGACGATGTGCTTGAAAGGGTGTGGGTGGTTCACGCCGTCGATAGCGGTAGGGTGGAAAAGCCTGGATGGCCTTGAGGGTCTCAAGGCGGGCTGAGAAAACGGGATCACATCTCGGGCAAAGCAGAGATATAAGGTAAGAAAAAGACCAAAAAATATGCATTTTAGGCTCCAAGATAACTATTTGGAGAAAGTGTCGTTCCTTAAATTGAAATGACGACCACTCAACCTTTGAGCGAGAAGGTGGCGAGAGGACGGTGGGAAAGTGACGGATTTGTGTCTGACGTTTTTCTTTCTTGTGCCGACCATGATTTCGGTCCGATTGCGGCGTTTATAATTGCGTTCGCCGAATTCTACGAGGATCTGCGCGTCTTTGCAGCGAGAGATGTATGCCCTCAGAGCCCCGCAATCAGATAGGGCGGACTATGAGAGATAGTGGCGCCCCCCATGGCAACTCACGCCTTCAAAGTCCGGTCGAGGTTGCCTCATACGCACCCCGGCTCCCCGCGTCACTCGCCCGTTTGGTCGCCTCTCCGAAGATCGCCGATCCGCCGCTCGATCGCGTCGAGCCGCAGGAGAACTTCATCCCGGTAGGCACCGGTGCGCTTGGTCTCCTCTTCTGAATGAGCGTCCTGCATAGAATCCACGATCAGGCCCACCAGGAGGTTCACCACTGCGAAGGTCGTGACCATTGTGAAGGGCAAGAAGAAGGTCCAGGCCAGAGGGTGGGTTTCCATCACTGGGCGCACGAAGCCCATCTCGCTCCAACGCTTCCAGCGGTTGTAGAGTGTTTTGGGTGGACCGTATTCCTGCGGTGCATCGCGCCAGTGCAACCCATTGCGGTTTATGAAGATTATCCCGCTCAGAATATGACGATCATCAACCCGTGGGCGGCCATGGCTCTTCGGAAGTGAGGAAGATCAGAAAACAGTCCATTGGACTGTTTTTCTGACGAACGGCTCGAGCAGTGCCATCTTCTCGTCGCTCAGCCAGAGAAGACTGCTCACCACACGCGCCTATATCTAGTCAAGCGGACGATCGAGAGCGGTCTTCCCTGCTTTTGAGCTGAATTGGTCGTCTCGGCAAAGAAGCTTTCCTCCAGGGGTATGGCTTGCGTCCTTTTGCCGACCCACTCGGTTCGATTTTTGGTAAATCCGGCCCCCCCATCTTTCCCACAGCGGGTATCCTTCGGCGTGGGTGTTTTTCCCTCCGGCAGATCGCGCGGGCACGAGGAACGTATCGCGAGAAAGGTCATGCCCCGACGCGGTCGTATTTCTTCCTCTGACACGTGCTTCATAGGGCCGCGCTCGCTTAGAATGAAACTGCTCCGCAAGGGGTCAGGGTTCGCGCA
Proteins encoded in this region:
- the uxuA gene encoding mannonate dehydratase codes for the protein MIESWRWYGPELDTISLPQIAQTGASGIVTALHEIAYGEVWSREAIADRRARIEAAGLHWYVVESLPIHERIKRGEGDLSALFANYRQSMANLAAEGITTICYNFMPVLDWTRTDLTAPLATGGSCLRFEAYRMAAFEIHMLGREGAEADYSPEVCARAKTWFEGSTQDERDALLHAIMSGLPGAYDRYDIAGLRDQLALYDGIDRDEIRRNFKRFLDEVIPAAEELGLRFCVHPDDPPRDILGLPRIVSNAEDIDWILQAHDSPANGLTLCTGSLGANPANDLPAIAERFAPRIHFAHLRNVRKDPDGSFEEAAHLGGDSDMVAVAAALLAEETRRASEGRADAHIPFRPDHGHVLLDDAARGSFPGYPLIGRMRGLAEMRGVIAGLRGRRDG
- a CDS encoding UxaA family hydrolase, which encodes MAEAITLHPRDTVAVLPARADAGSTPLGTGAPLAHPVSAGHKLARVAMAEGDPVIKFGQIIGRASAPIAVGEHVHSHNVSYSEHDEAHQIGADLARAEAAIPDIAPRSFMGYARDDGRVGTRNYIALCATVNCSATVIKCAASEITAEGALDPYDNVDGVVAFAHGTGCGMAASGRGADSLERVLWGHATHPNVGAAIFVGLGCEVMQIARMEAHFGSAGTERFHALTIQETGGTRATIEAIKAKLREILPQANKASRSACPVSALRIGLQCGGSDGFSAITANPALGVASDLIVGQGGGVILSETPEIHGAEDLLLRRTTPEVAEKLLGCLDWWEVYAAQGGGSMDNNPSPGNKQGGITTILEKSLGAVAKAGATPLRAFYDYAEQVRTPGLSFMDSPGYDPVSATGQIAAGAQIVVFTTGRGSAFGSKPAPTIKLATSDRLMEAMPDDMDIGCGDILSQGVSIADKGEEIFEAILRFASGEKTKSEDLGLGDNEFQPWQIGAVM
- a CDS encoding sugar kinase, yielding MTKKPVIACVGEAMVELSFDRPEQQIGFAGDTLNTAVYLARAAGEAAQVEFVTVLGRDAVSDRMSGFIAAQGVGCARIRRHPERLPGIYAIALDAKGERSFSYWRGHSAARCLFEDGFVQLEGVDLIYLSAITLAILPHSVRLSLLAHLEAHPARVAFDSNYRSRLWEDIETARAVTEAAWRIADIALPSLDDEMALFGDRDAQAVRARLNGWGARKGALKMGAGGAISLDPTAKPLDLPAAQKVVDTTAAGDSFNGAWLAAHFRGASDRDCLVQAHACALEVIAQPGAIIAA
- a CDS encoding RrF2 family transcriptional regulator, with product MRLNDTTDLALRVMIYAASMQDRRFTIDHLVAAYHAPRSTVMKVVNALTRGEFLTAQRGRSGGLGLARAAQEIGVGTIVRHMETDFDLVECMRSGGDCAITASCRLISPLAEARAAFLATLDSYTIADIAISPRDFGLAAS
- the hmpA gene encoding NO-inducible flavohemoprotein, with translation MAKPLSENTLMIIEATAPVVAEHVDQIVPVMYRRLLAAPEIRALFNMSHQHGNSPQHKALAGALVAYATHIRNPGVLADALERIAQKHVGLQILPEHYPHVGEALLGAVAEVLGEAATPEILNAWGEAYWFLANTLIEREEEIYAGAEEQDGGWRGWRRFKVGAKDSETSEIASFTLYPVDGLPVLKHRPGQYLSFRFAPAEGEEYRRNYSISSAPDGQSYRITVKREPGGRISNWLHDAVEVGAEFDVAAPAGEFFLDPADKREVVLLSGGVGLTPMISMLESYGGGDLRMVYVHATRNGQSHALAATSRAKAHESHVFYEVPEENDVANGVHTGRVDPNWLVQISDPARADYFICGPTGFMQEMVSGLKAANVPDARIHYEFFGPASAQIG